The following proteins come from a genomic window of Natronosalvus vescus:
- a CDS encoding helix-turn-helix domain-containing protein: MAQATLTVTLPERLWVQEVSTAHPEATLHVLAGVPGAESGFALVRITGPSVAEVLEAMDDHKQLTEISLIQWSDNEATVHFETTAPLLLFSSRNSGMPIELPVEIQNGEATIEVTGSRDRLSQLADQFSQFGLQYRIDNLQERLHDSQLLSERQHELLVAAVEQGYYDTPRRCSLTELAECQNIAKSTCSETLHRAEEAVIKQFVDNLANVDTQSGKEKSLAQ; this comes from the coding sequence ATGGCTCAAGCGACGCTCACCGTCACGCTCCCCGAGCGGCTGTGGGTACAGGAAGTTTCGACCGCCCACCCGGAAGCAACGTTACACGTTCTGGCTGGCGTCCCCGGCGCCGAGTCAGGGTTCGCACTGGTTCGAATCACCGGGCCGAGCGTGGCCGAGGTACTCGAGGCGATGGACGACCACAAGCAACTGACCGAAATCTCGCTCATCCAGTGGAGCGACAACGAGGCGACGGTGCACTTCGAGACGACAGCACCGCTGCTGTTGTTCTCCTCGCGGAACTCCGGGATGCCGATCGAACTACCGGTGGAAATTCAAAACGGTGAGGCGACCATCGAGGTGACGGGGTCTCGAGATCGCCTGTCACAGCTCGCCGATCAGTTCTCACAGTTCGGATTGCAGTACCGTATCGACAACCTCCAGGAACGGCTGCACGACAGTCAGTTGCTCTCGGAGCGCCAGCACGAACTCCTCGTCGCGGCGGTCGAACAGGGCTACTACGACACGCCGCGACGGTGCTCGCTCACCGAACTTGCCGAGTGCCAGAACATCGCAAAATCGACGTGCAGTGAGACGCTCCACCGAGCCGAGGAAGCCGTCATCAAGCAGTTTGTCGACAACCTCGCCAACGTAGATACCCAGTCGGGCAAGGAAAAATCGCTCGCGCAGTAA